A single region of the Rhodococcus sp. W8901 genome encodes:
- a CDS encoding YciI family protein: MPLFAVEYTYAHEKSAERDDHRTDHRAWLADLVRRGIVHSSGPFADGSGALMMVEASSTDEVESLFDQDPFAKADLVERRVAREWIPVFGVFVK, translated from the coding sequence ATGCCACTGTTCGCCGTCGAGTACACCTACGCGCACGAGAAGTCCGCGGAGCGCGACGATCACCGCACCGATCACCGGGCGTGGCTGGCCGATCTGGTCCGCCGCGGCATCGTGCACTCGTCGGGCCCGTTCGCGGACGGCAGCGGCGCCCTGATGATGGTCGAGGCGTCGTCCACCGACGAGGTGGAGTCCCTCTTCGACCAGGATCCGTTCGCGAAGGCCGACCTGGTGGAACGACGGGTCGCACGCGAATGGATCCCGGTCTTCGGCGTCTTCGTCAAGTAG
- a CDS encoding amino-acid N-acetyltransferase, whose product MLVRRARTSDVPEIKRLIDIYAGKILLEKNLVTLFEAVQEFWVVEQAGAVVGCGAMHVLWSDLGEVRTVAVDPQVKGRGAGHLVVAKLIEVARELELERLFVLTFEVNFFAKHGFAEIEGTPVTAEVYAEMCRSYDTGVAEFLDLSYVKPNTLGNTRMLLTL is encoded by the coding sequence CGGAGATCAAGAGGCTGATCGACATCTACGCAGGAAAGATCCTGCTCGAGAAGAATCTCGTGACGCTGTTCGAGGCGGTTCAGGAGTTCTGGGTCGTCGAGCAGGCCGGCGCGGTCGTCGGGTGCGGTGCGATGCATGTGCTGTGGTCCGACCTGGGCGAGGTCCGGACTGTCGCGGTCGACCCCCAGGTGAAGGGCCGGGGCGCGGGCCATCTGGTGGTCGCGAAGTTGATCGAGGTGGCGCGCGAACTCGAATTGGAGCGGCTGTTCGTGCTGACGTTCGAGGTGAACTTCTTCGCCAAGCACGGGTTCGCCGAGATCGAGGGCACCCCGGTTACCGCGGAGGTGTACGCGGAGATGTGCCGGTCGTACGACACCGGCGTCGCGGAGTTCCTGGACCTGAGCTACGTCAAGCCGAATACGCTGGGTAATACCCGTATGCTGCTGACGCTCTGA